One Gammaproteobacteria bacterium DNA segment encodes these proteins:
- a CDS encoding hypothetical protein (Evidence 5 : Unknown function), whose protein sequence is MSPISYQQIIDRLQNTGYAAFFHTVRNEMEMINKVGVINGAIGYLSDTNLRVG, encoded by the coding sequence ATGAGCCCTATTTCTTATCAACAAATCATTGATAGATTACAAAATACTGGATACGCCGCATTCTTTCATACAGTAAGAAATGAGATGGAGATGATTAATAAGGTAGGTGTAATAAATGGTGCGATTGGTTATCTTTCTGATACTAACCTGCGCGTTGGTTAG